The following proteins are co-located in the Pseudarthrobacter siccitolerans genome:
- a CDS encoding nucleoside deaminase, whose amino-acid sequence MNQADNGDANQYLERAVALATRNVADGGGPFGALVVTKDGRVHEGVNRVTRDNDPTAHAEVVAIRTAAAAIRHFDLRGAVLYTSCEPCPLCLASALWARIDRVYFAADRYGAASAGFDDAIFYDYFSGTRPELLPVSRGDVPASDAPFLAWGEHKSRKDY is encoded by the coding sequence ATGAACCAGGCGGACAACGGCGATGCCAACCAGTACCTCGAACGGGCGGTGGCCCTGGCCACCCGGAACGTTGCCGACGGCGGCGGTCCCTTCGGTGCTTTAGTGGTGACCAAGGACGGACGGGTACACGAAGGCGTCAACCGGGTCACGCGCGATAACGACCCCACCGCCCATGCCGAGGTGGTGGCCATCCGCACCGCCGCTGCCGCCATCCGGCACTTCGACCTGCGCGGGGCAGTCCTGTACACCAGCTGCGAGCCGTGCCCGCTGTGCCTGGCGTCTGCCCTCTGGGCACGGATCGACCGTGTCTACTTCGCCGCGGACCGCTACGGCGCTGCTTCCGCCGGCTTTGATGACGCCATCTTCTACGACTACTTCTCCGGTACGCGTCCCGAACTCCTCCCGGTCAGCAGGGGAGACGTGCCGGCGTCGGACGCCCCGTTCCTGGCCTGGGGCGAGCACAAAAGCAGGAAGGACTACTAG
- the trxA gene encoding thioredoxin — translation MEASLIKCPHCAKTNRIPASAAGRPRCGSCHRGLPWIVEAGDADFGPVAEQSPVPVLVDFWAEWCGPCRMVSPVLDKLAREREGAVKLVKVDVDRNPGLSRRFDVQAIPTLMVIVDGKVAARQAGAAPAEVLRTWLDGALAGTRR, via the coding sequence ATGGAAGCGTCCCTCATCAAATGTCCGCACTGCGCGAAGACCAACCGGATCCCGGCCAGTGCCGCCGGCCGGCCCCGCTGTGGAAGCTGCCATCGCGGACTGCCGTGGATCGTGGAGGCCGGTGATGCCGATTTCGGCCCGGTGGCCGAACAGTCGCCTGTTCCGGTACTGGTGGACTTCTGGGCTGAGTGGTGCGGGCCGTGCCGCATGGTCAGCCCCGTCCTGGACAAGCTGGCCCGGGAACGGGAGGGAGCCGTCAAACTGGTCAAGGTCGACGTCGACAGGAATCCGGGACTGTCCCGCCGGTTCGATGTGCAGGCCATTCCCACGCTGATGGTTATCGTTGACGGCAAGGTCGCGGCCCGCCAGGCGGGGGCCGCGCCGGCGGAGGTGTTGCGGACGTGGCTGGACGGGGCGCTGGCCGGAACGCGGCGCTAG
- a CDS encoding pyridoxal phosphate-dependent aminotransferase: MPELAAHVRDVPVSQIREITEAAWRTPGALVLSIGEPGFPLPRHVLDAGMACLDRDETNYTPNAGIPALREAFAARFRAQQGCDINADRVYVVDGAQQGLHFAMSLLLSPGDEILIPNPGYPTFAMTSRLLNAVPVGYPLYPEQGFQPRTRDIEALITDRTRVLVLNSPSNPLGAVLSEELTRELVELARQHDLWVISDECYEAFTYDVPHVSPARFDGGLPGEARVFTSLTLSKTYGLTGLRIGALVCPPGLEQKMNNVMESIVSCVASPSQYAALAALTGPQDYVQHAHGHYRANRDAASAVLDSKGIPYLKADGAFYLWADVSHASGGDVRVWVRRFLAESGVALAPGTAFGSIGEGWVRIALCGKREELLEGLSRLPGRL, from the coding sequence ATGCCTGAGCTTGCCGCCCATGTCCGCGACGTGCCCGTCAGCCAGATCCGTGAGATCACGGAGGCCGCGTGGCGCACCCCCGGCGCCCTGGTGCTCAGCATCGGCGAGCCCGGGTTCCCGCTTCCCCGCCACGTCCTCGACGCCGGCATGGCCTGCCTCGACCGCGACGAAACCAACTACACCCCCAACGCCGGCATTCCCGCCCTGCGCGAAGCGTTCGCAGCCAGGTTCCGGGCGCAGCAGGGCTGCGATATTAACGCCGACCGCGTGTACGTGGTGGACGGCGCCCAGCAGGGGCTGCACTTCGCCATGAGCCTGCTGCTCTCCCCCGGCGACGAGATCCTGATCCCGAACCCGGGCTACCCCACTTTTGCCATGACCAGCCGGCTCCTCAATGCTGTTCCCGTGGGCTACCCGCTGTACCCGGAGCAGGGCTTCCAGCCCAGGACCCGGGACATCGAGGCGCTCATCACGGACCGGACCCGCGTACTGGTCCTGAACTCGCCGTCCAATCCGCTGGGCGCGGTCCTCAGCGAAGAGCTGACGCGGGAACTCGTGGAACTGGCCCGGCAGCACGATCTCTGGGTAATCTCGGACGAGTGCTACGAAGCGTTCACCTACGATGTGCCGCACGTGAGTCCGGCAAGGTTCGACGGCGGGCTGCCGGGCGAAGCGCGCGTCTTCACTTCGCTGACACTTTCCAAGACGTACGGCCTCACGGGGCTCCGGATCGGCGCGCTGGTATGCCCACCGGGGCTGGAGCAGAAGATGAACAACGTGATGGAGTCGATCGTCTCGTGCGTGGCGTCGCCGTCACAGTATGCGGCGCTCGCCGCCCTCACCGGGCCGCAGGATTACGTCCAGCACGCGCACGGACACTACCGGGCCAACCGGGACGCCGCGTCCGCGGTGCTCGACTCCAAGGGCATTCCGTACCTGAAGGCCGACGGCGCGTTCTACCTCTGGGCGGACGTGTCCCATGCCAGCGGCGGGGACGTCCGCGTCTGGGTCCGGCGCTTCCTTGCGGAGTCAGGCGTGGCCCTCGCACCAGGGACGGCCTTCGGTTCCATTGGCGAGGGCTGGGTGCGGATTGCGCTGTGCGGCAAGCGCGAGGAACTGCTGGAAGGCCTGTCCAGGCTCCCGGGGCGCCTTTAA
- the truB gene encoding tRNA pseudouridine(55) synthase TruB, which translates to MLSGLVIVDKPQGWTSHDVVGRMRRIAGTRKVGHAGTLDPMATGVLVVGINKATRLLTYIVGTSKTYTATIRLGQSTVTDDAEGEVTATAAAAGVDEQAIHRGVADLTGQIQQVPSSVSAIKVNGERAYARVRSGEEVKLASRPVTIHRFEVHSISRDDEADVVDLDVTVECSSGTYIRALARDLGNALGVGGHLTALRRTHVGPYSLEQARTLEQLAEELDVLDMAEAARALMPNRELSPEETTEISFGRRIAAGAAPGNPAAATAEHPAAAFAPDGSLVALLADAGSFAKPVLVFAPGTGGSANGPGTGTTGAA; encoded by the coding sequence GTGCTTTCTGGACTGGTGATAGTGGACAAACCGCAGGGATGGACCAGCCATGATGTGGTTGGTCGGATGCGGCGCATCGCCGGTACGCGGAAAGTAGGGCACGCCGGCACCCTGGATCCCATGGCAACCGGCGTCCTGGTGGTGGGCATCAACAAGGCCACCCGCCTGCTCACCTACATCGTGGGCACCTCCAAGACGTATACGGCCACCATCAGGTTGGGCCAGTCCACAGTGACGGACGACGCCGAAGGTGAAGTCACTGCCACAGCCGCCGCTGCCGGGGTGGATGAGCAGGCAATTCACCGCGGTGTCGCCGATCTCACCGGGCAGATCCAGCAGGTGCCCAGCAGCGTGAGCGCGATCAAGGTCAACGGCGAACGCGCCTACGCCCGTGTCCGCTCCGGTGAAGAGGTCAAGCTCGCGTCCCGCCCGGTCACTATCCACAGGTTCGAGGTGCACAGCATCAGCAGGGACGATGAAGCGGACGTAGTGGACCTGGACGTCACCGTTGAATGCTCGTCGGGAACCTACATCCGCGCCCTGGCCCGCGACCTTGGCAACGCCCTCGGCGTCGGCGGACACCTCACCGCCCTGCGGCGCACCCATGTGGGACCATACTCCCTGGAGCAGGCGCGCACCCTCGAACAGCTCGCGGAAGAGCTCGACGTCCTCGACATGGCAGAGGCTGCCCGGGCGCTGATGCCCAACCGCGAGCTCAGCCCGGAGGAAACCACCGAGATTTCATTCGGCCGCCGGATTGCCGCCGGCGCCGCCCCCGGCAACCCCGCCGCAGCCACTGCCGAACACCCCGCAGCCGCCTTCGCCCCTGACGGAAGCCTGGTGGCACTGCTGGCAGATGCGGGCAGCTTCGCCAAGCCCGTGCTGGTCTTCGCCCCCGGGACCGGCGGATCCGCAAACGGCCCGGGCACGGGCACCACTGGGGCGGCCTGA
- a CDS encoding tetratricopeptide repeat protein codes for MKSAISRAQEMILTLTTQHGPEHPDVFAAHLALFTASSDAGLRHTLVSSTDELFNRAQRVLGLEHPLTLTLAHEHAEALGAVSRDVESLNLHQRVHNLRVRVLGPDHKDTLESLDSIGARHRALSDGPAALSTYEQLYAARLRLSGPTSRETLLARNGVGMALATLNRQHEAVGLYEELLPTAEGTFDADSSLLLSIRNNYANALGAVRRHAESAAVHGHVYGERLRTGEANQVMILRSAMNLCGQLRELGDYTEALNILEGAIDSASGNLGAKHPQMTQAKLELVALLWFSGSKEEAFALHTKISEDCIEAYGFAHPTTLFCHESMAERLVERGEIPAATAVRRTIHAAAMEAFSDCHLMKFWAHHILASGLSWAKEHAEGLEFALLAASGRRRLLGPDHQGTVESEIVVAHTLAWLKRHHEASDQYGYVADLLSRQRGESDRDVIKNRWSAARQLFKAGEQENALPLLTTALQNQIAAHGEHDDVSLKMLSLFARNLYEAGDWESALEHTSRWANLVETCFGSSAQQTVDALTVLAEWCEGLEVPDQALDSRRRLLRSWRLTTGPDSEQTLEAEKCLIAAYVMFGDLGTAAREAAGFYDDRCQRLGGTDEKTLKSHATLARLLELQGEWEALISLRRKALKEVMSEAADIRIVQDLEFALADALAAAGKDEEAQERLGHLLDTQRATLGAAHPRTVRVQQAVARLYLRSDKPSDAVPHYEHLIKAQRNSDGKDTPESLESRLEFAHLQHELGLSEAHETFRSNYELAVRLLPDDARLLAARNDFARSLYEEGQHEQAFELLRWNVVESTRILGEEHSDTTRIRYSLANALADAGHAHESVEILQAAVDDHARTGGGLVSVLPMLRTLADTLRESGRSTDVPEAYRRVISILSDQFPLPQEVTETELRERLPDPFRYEDAIELELLNVAELQNKYGHHHPEARAATDKLLMTLQAVLSTLNQSRWD; via the coding sequence ATGAAAAGTGCCATCTCTCGCGCGCAGGAAATGATCCTCACGCTGACGACTCAGCATGGCCCGGAGCATCCCGATGTGTTTGCCGCCCACCTCGCACTTTTCACTGCATCCAGCGACGCCGGGCTCCGGCACACTCTGGTTTCTTCCACGGACGAACTCTTCAACCGGGCCCAGCGGGTGTTAGGCCTGGAACATCCACTAACACTTACCTTGGCCCACGAACATGCAGAAGCTCTAGGTGCGGTATCCCGGGATGTGGAATCTCTGAATTTGCATCAGCGGGTCCACAATCTTCGTGTCCGGGTACTTGGTCCCGACCACAAGGACACCCTTGAGAGCCTGGACAGCATCGGCGCAAGGCACCGCGCCCTCTCCGACGGCCCCGCTGCTTTGTCCACGTACGAGCAACTGTATGCAGCCCGGCTCCGCTTGAGCGGCCCCACCAGCCGCGAAACCCTGCTTGCGCGGAACGGCGTGGGAATGGCTCTGGCCACACTTAATCGCCAACACGAAGCTGTTGGACTTTATGAGGAGTTACTGCCAACTGCCGAAGGTACTTTTGATGCAGATTCCTCCCTTCTTCTAAGCATTCGCAACAATTACGCAAATGCGCTTGGCGCCGTTCGGCGACACGCCGAAAGTGCAGCCGTCCACGGGCATGTCTATGGCGAACGCCTCCGGACCGGAGAAGCGAACCAGGTCATGATTTTGCGGTCCGCGATGAACCTCTGCGGACAACTGAGGGAACTTGGGGACTACACCGAAGCCCTGAACATCCTCGAGGGAGCCATCGACAGCGCGTCGGGAAATCTGGGTGCCAAGCATCCCCAGATGACCCAGGCGAAACTGGAGTTGGTTGCGCTCCTATGGTTCTCAGGCTCGAAGGAGGAAGCCTTCGCGCTCCATACGAAAATCAGCGAGGACTGCATAGAAGCGTACGGTTTCGCACACCCGACGACTCTCTTTTGCCATGAGTCCATGGCCGAGCGGCTTGTCGAGAGGGGCGAGATACCAGCCGCCACGGCGGTGAGACGCACGATCCATGCAGCAGCGATGGAGGCTTTCAGCGACTGCCACCTCATGAAGTTTTGGGCGCACCATATCCTGGCATCAGGCCTGAGTTGGGCTAAAGAACACGCGGAGGGCCTGGAATTTGCCCTGCTGGCTGCATCAGGCCGACGGCGCCTGCTGGGCCCTGATCACCAGGGGACTGTGGAGTCCGAGATAGTAGTAGCACACACGCTTGCCTGGTTGAAAAGGCACCATGAAGCTTCAGACCAGTACGGCTACGTAGCGGACCTTCTGAGCAGGCAGCGGGGGGAATCTGACCGCGATGTGATAAAAAACCGCTGGAGCGCGGCGCGGCAACTATTCAAGGCCGGGGAGCAGGAAAATGCACTGCCCCTCTTGACCACCGCGTTGCAAAACCAAATAGCAGCTCACGGAGAGCATGACGACGTTAGCCTCAAAATGCTTTCCCTCTTTGCGCGCAATTTGTATGAGGCTGGCGATTGGGAATCGGCACTGGAGCATACCTCCCGCTGGGCGAACCTTGTTGAAACCTGTTTCGGTAGTTCTGCCCAGCAGACCGTCGACGCCCTTACAGTGCTTGCGGAGTGGTGTGAGGGTTTGGAGGTTCCGGACCAGGCCCTGGATTCCCGTCGCCGGTTACTTCGGTCGTGGCGTCTGACGACTGGACCCGACAGTGAACAGACTTTAGAGGCGGAGAAGTGCCTGATAGCTGCGTACGTGATGTTTGGAGACCTCGGTACGGCGGCGCGGGAAGCAGCTGGTTTCTACGATGACCGCTGTCAGCGGCTCGGCGGAACGGATGAGAAGACTCTAAAGTCGCATGCAACTCTTGCCAGGTTGCTTGAACTGCAGGGTGAGTGGGAGGCCCTGATCTCGTTGCGGCGCAAAGCGTTGAAAGAGGTCATGAGTGAAGCGGCTGACATCCGGATTGTCCAGGACCTTGAGTTCGCGTTGGCCGACGCCTTGGCTGCCGCAGGCAAGGATGAAGAGGCGCAAGAACGCCTTGGACACCTACTCGATACTCAACGGGCGACGCTCGGCGCTGCCCACCCGCGGACAGTCCGCGTTCAACAGGCGGTAGCCCGCCTCTACCTTCGATCCGACAAACCAAGCGATGCGGTGCCCCACTATGAGCACCTGATCAAGGCGCAGCGAAACAGCGACGGCAAGGACACGCCTGAATCTCTGGAATCCCGATTGGAGTTCGCGCACTTGCAGCATGAGCTGGGGCTCTCCGAGGCGCATGAGACGTTCCGTTCCAACTATGAGCTGGCGGTGCGGCTCCTGCCGGATGATGCCCGACTACTGGCGGCGAGGAACGATTTTGCCCGCAGCCTGTACGAAGAGGGCCAACATGAGCAGGCCTTTGAGTTGCTGAGGTGGAACGTGGTGGAGTCAACACGGATTCTGGGAGAGGAACACAGCGACACCACGAGAATCCGTTACAGCCTGGCAAATGCCCTTGCAGACGCTGGTCATGCTCACGAATCGGTGGAAATTCTCCAAGCGGCCGTGGATGACCATGCGCGCACCGGAGGTGGACTGGTTAGTGTGCTGCCCATGCTGCGGACCCTCGCGGACACCTTGCGTGAAAGCGGGCGGTCAACAGATGTGCCGGAGGCTTATCGGCGAGTGATCAGTATCTTGTCCGACCAATTCCCACTCCCGCAGGAAGTGACCGAGACTGAGTTGCGCGAGAGGCTGCCGGATCCGTTCCGCTACGAGGACGCCATCGAGCTGGAACTGTTGAATGTAGCTGAACTCCAAAATAAGTACGGACACCACCACCCGGAAGCCCGCGCTGCTACCGACAAACTGCTTATGACGCTGCAGGCCGTCCTGTCAACGCTAAACCAGAGTAGGTGGGACTAG
- a CDS encoding bifunctional riboflavin kinase/FAD synthetase: protein MVYIWNDPSEVPADFGPSVVTFGNFDGVHRGHQQVLSELIRTARLTQSKSVAVTFDPHPALIHRPESAPELIMGLEDKLEALGELGLDGILVMKYSLDLASLTAEEFVEQFLVDCLHASHVVIGHDARFGRGNSGDLDTMKALGGKFGFEVHVISEFGSEGYPLHDDDGTDRRCSSTWVREALQEGDVSTAAAVLGRPHRMRGEVVHGAARGRALGFPTANLASAASGLIPADGIYAGWLVDQAGTRWPAAISVGSNPTFDGVSRQVEAHVIDRPREAVEDFDLYGQTVVVEFVARLRGMVAYRGPEALVDQMRLDVVQAHNLLARR from the coding sequence ATGGTCTACATCTGGAACGATCCGTCCGAGGTCCCGGCGGACTTCGGCCCATCTGTTGTCACCTTCGGGAACTTCGATGGGGTGCACCGCGGCCACCAGCAGGTGCTGTCCGAACTGATCCGCACCGCCAGGCTCACCCAGTCCAAGTCCGTGGCCGTCACCTTTGATCCCCACCCGGCCCTCATCCACCGGCCCGAGTCCGCGCCCGAGCTGATCATGGGGCTGGAGGACAAACTGGAGGCACTGGGGGAGCTGGGCCTGGACGGGATCCTGGTGATGAAGTACTCCCTGGACCTCGCCAGCCTCACCGCTGAAGAATTCGTGGAGCAGTTCCTTGTGGACTGCCTGCACGCCAGCCACGTCGTCATCGGCCATGACGCCAGGTTCGGACGCGGCAACTCGGGCGACCTGGACACCATGAAGGCGCTCGGCGGAAAGTTCGGTTTCGAGGTCCACGTCATAAGCGAGTTCGGTTCAGAAGGCTACCCGCTGCATGACGACGACGGTACGGACCGTCGCTGCTCCTCAACCTGGGTGCGCGAAGCCCTCCAGGAAGGGGACGTGTCCACTGCCGCCGCGGTGCTCGGCCGCCCGCACCGGATGCGCGGCGAAGTGGTCCATGGCGCCGCCCGCGGCCGTGCCCTTGGCTTTCCCACTGCCAACCTTGCCTCCGCCGCCAGCGGACTCATTCCCGCTGACGGCATTTACGCCGGCTGGCTGGTTGACCAGGCCGGGACGCGCTGGCCCGCTGCCATCTCCGTCGGTTCCAATCCCACCTTCGACGGCGTCAGCCGCCAGGTGGAAGCCCACGTCATTGACCGGCCGCGGGAAGCCGTGGAGGACTTCGATCTGTACGGCCAGACAGTAGTTGTTGAATTTGTGGCGCGGCTGCGGGGCATGGTGGCCTACCGTGGGCCTGAGGCGCTGGTGGACCAGATGCGGCTGGACGTGGTCCAGGCCCACAACCTGCTGGCCAGGCGCTAA
- the kynA gene encoding tryptophan 2,3-dioxygenase, which translates to MSVEKNTRKLDEGIVRDFSSRMSYASYLQLPTLLSAQHPVSHPEHHDEMLFIIQHQTTELWLKLVLHELRSTAAWLRDDDLGSALKGIARVKHIQKTLTEQWSVLATLTPTEYSQFRGFLGNASGFQSSQYRAVEFILGNKNGKMLSVFESDPEAHAMLEQLLNAPSIYDEFLAYLARQGFEVPRSVLERDVTQAHEFRPELVPLFKHIYENAAENWAAYEACEELVDLEDNFQLWRFRHLRTVQRTIGMKTGTGGSSGAAFLQKALELTFFPELFAVRTEIGQ; encoded by the coding sequence GTGTCCGTTGAGAAGAACACCAGGAAGCTGGACGAAGGCATCGTCCGCGATTTCAGCTCGCGGATGAGCTATGCCTCCTATCTGCAACTGCCAACCCTGCTCAGCGCACAGCACCCGGTCAGCCATCCGGAACACCACGACGAAATGCTGTTCATCATCCAGCACCAGACCACCGAGCTGTGGCTCAAACTGGTACTTCATGAGCTGCGCAGCACCGCCGCCTGGCTCCGGGACGATGACCTGGGTTCGGCGCTCAAGGGCATTGCACGGGTCAAGCACATCCAGAAAACCCTCACCGAACAGTGGTCGGTGCTGGCTACCCTAACCCCCACCGAATACTCGCAGTTCAGGGGTTTCCTGGGGAATGCCTCCGGGTTCCAGTCGAGCCAGTACCGCGCCGTGGAGTTCATCCTCGGCAACAAGAACGGCAAAATGCTTTCGGTCTTCGAGTCCGATCCGGAGGCCCACGCCATGCTCGAGCAACTGCTCAACGCACCGAGTATCTATGACGAATTCTTGGCCTACCTGGCGCGCCAGGGTTTCGAGGTGCCGCGGTCCGTGCTGGAACGGGACGTCACCCAGGCCCACGAATTCAGGCCGGAACTCGTTCCACTGTTCAAGCACATCTACGAGAACGCTGCGGAAAACTGGGCTGCTTATGAAGCCTGCGAGGAACTGGTGGACCTGGAGGACAACTTCCAGCTCTGGCGCTTCCGGCACCTGCGCACCGTTCAACGCACCATCGGCATGAAGACGGGAACCGGCGGCTCCAGCGGCGCTGCGTTCCTGCAGAAGGCCCTCGAACTGACGTTCTTCCCGGAACTATTCGCAGTCAGGACGGAGATCGGCCAATGA
- the kynU gene encoding kynureninase — translation MSIQQQPAAQPAADAGTSLQQRAAELDRQDPLAHYRNLFIGTDTPLSYLDGNSLGRPLKRTAEDIGAFIRNGWGGRLIRGWDEEWLELPQTIGDQLGRAVLGAAPGQTIIADSTTVVLYKLIRSALAAVADPDRNELVLDTGNFPTDRYLVEGIALEEGLTLRWIETDPAAGVTLDQVRQKAGPRTAVVLLSHIAYRSGHVADLPAITEAVHDAGALVVWDLCHSAGSVELALDSAGVDFAAGCTYKYLNGGPGSPAFAYVNQRHLASLNQPIWGWMGRKDAFEMAAGYEPAPGIRGFLSGTPAIFGMLAMRGTLDLIEEATMAAIREKSVQLTTFAIEIFDALLAPLGAELSTPREQEERGSHITLDHPAFVKETVAELWDQDVIPDFRAPHGIRVGLSPLSTSFGEVLHGMSAIRDRLKG, via the coding sequence ATGAGCATCCAGCAACAACCCGCTGCACAGCCCGCAGCAGACGCAGGAACATCATTGCAGCAGCGCGCGGCCGAACTCGACCGGCAGGACCCGCTGGCGCACTACCGGAACTTGTTCATTGGCACGGACACCCCGCTGTCCTACCTCGACGGGAACTCCCTGGGCCGGCCGCTCAAGCGGACCGCGGAGGACATCGGCGCCTTTATCCGCAATGGCTGGGGCGGCCGGCTGATCCGGGGCTGGGACGAGGAGTGGCTGGAGCTGCCCCAGACCATCGGCGACCAGCTGGGCCGGGCAGTGCTCGGCGCGGCGCCCGGGCAGACCATTATTGCCGATTCCACCACCGTGGTCCTGTACAAACTCATCCGCTCAGCCCTCGCCGCCGTGGCGGACCCGGACCGGAACGAACTGGTCCTGGACACAGGAAACTTCCCCACGGACCGCTACCTTGTTGAGGGCATCGCCCTCGAGGAGGGCCTGACCCTTCGCTGGATCGAAACCGACCCTGCCGCCGGGGTGACCCTTGACCAGGTGCGCCAGAAAGCGGGGCCCCGCACCGCCGTCGTACTTTTAAGCCACATCGCCTATCGTTCCGGCCATGTGGCGGACCTTCCGGCGATCACCGAAGCAGTGCACGATGCCGGGGCCCTCGTTGTGTGGGACCTTTGCCACTCTGCGGGGTCGGTGGAGCTGGCCCTGGACAGCGCGGGCGTGGACTTCGCTGCCGGCTGCACTTACAAGTACCTCAACGGCGGGCCGGGGTCGCCCGCGTTCGCCTACGTGAACCAGCGCCACCTCGCCTCGCTCAACCAGCCCATCTGGGGGTGGATGGGGCGCAAGGACGCGTTCGAGATGGCGGCCGGGTATGAGCCGGCTCCCGGCATCCGCGGATTCCTCAGCGGGACGCCGGCGATTTTCGGGATGCTCGCCATGCGCGGCACGCTGGACCTCATTGAGGAGGCCACCATGGCGGCCATCCGGGAGAAATCCGTGCAGCTGACCACCTTCGCCATCGAGATCTTCGACGCCTTGCTGGCGCCCCTCGGTGCGGAACTTTCCACGCCCCGGGAACAGGAGGAGCGGGGCAGCCACATCACCCTGGACCACCCCGCCTTCGTGAAGGAAACAGTGGCGGAGCTGTGGGACCAGGACGTGATCCCCGACTTCCGCGCTCCGCATGGCATCCGCGTGGGGCTCTCGCCGCTGAGCACCAGCTTCGGAGAGGTCCTGCACGGCATGTCCGCGATCCGGGACCGGCTGAAAGGCTGA
- the rpsO gene encoding 30S ribosomal protein S15, with the protein MALEAAVKQSIIKEYATGEGDTGSPEVQVAVLTQRIKDLTEHMKEHKHDYHTQRGLLAMVGRRKRMLSYLKKTDIARYRSLIERLGLRR; encoded by the coding sequence GTGGCACTTGAAGCCGCTGTAAAGCAGTCCATCATCAAGGAATACGCAACCGGAGAAGGCGACACCGGTTCACCGGAGGTCCAGGTTGCAGTCCTGACCCAGCGGATCAAGGATCTGACTGAGCACATGAAGGAGCACAAGCACGACTACCACACCCAGCGCGGTCTGCTGGCCATGGTTGGTCGCCGCAAGCGCATGCTGAGCTACCTCAAGAAGACCGACATCGCCCGCTACCGTTCGCTCATCGAGCGCCTCGGCCTGCGCCGCTAG